A part of Periplaneta americana isolate PAMFEO1 chromosome 17, P.americana_PAMFEO1_priV1, whole genome shotgun sequence genomic DNA contains:
- the LOC138693330 gene encoding zinc finger protein 235-like isoform X1, with protein sequence MTGIREEYEDQSSDLLSEIKCEKDLLPTSFPMLKLEQEEEQTDSDAVNEDPRVEVTPEDNEVLTERIAATIERTVSSELDSSSLEENETVYEIPKSSDSTGKAVRTREGEKQLELESSKKCFSSAEKLNDNLSTDVGKKPLKCHVCGKCFSQSGHLRNHERLHKGEKPFKCDVCGRCFSQCGNLRRHERLHTDQKPFKCDVCGKCFLQVDHLRSHERIHTGEKPFKCDVCGRCFSQSAHLRSHERLHTGEKPFKCDVCGRFFTRPGDLKSHERLHTGDKPFKCNVCARYFARPGDLKSHERLHTGEKPFKCYVCGRCFSQLGHLRSHESLHTGEKPYKCDVCDRCFARLGDLKSHERLHTGEKPFKCDVCGRCFSQSSHLRTHVRLHTGEKPFNVMCVAGVSCDRVT encoded by the exons ATGACTGGCATAAGAGAGGAATATGAGGACCAGAGCTCTGATCTCTTATCAGAGATAAAATGTGAGAAAGATCTCTTGCCAACTTCGTTCCCTATGCTGAAACTTGAACAAGAG GAAGAGCAGACTGACTCGGACGCAGTGAATGAGGACCCAAGAGTGGAAGTAACACCAGAGGACAACGAGGTTTTGACGGAAAG GATTGCAGCTACGATTGAAAGGACTGTATCATCGGAATTGGACAGTTCTTCTCTTGAAGAGAACGAAACTGTGTACGAGATTCCCAAGAGTTCAGATTCCACAGGAAAAGCTGTGCGGACTCGTGAAGGTGAGAAACAATTGGAATTAGAATCGTCTAAAAAATGTTTCTCGTCTGCGGAAAAACTGAACGACAATTTGTCCACGGACGTAGGCAAGAAACCTTTGAAATGccatgtttgtggaaagtgtttttcgcaGTCTGGTCATCTAAGAAACCACGAACGCCTTCACaaaggcgagaaacctttcaaatgcgatgtctgtggcaGGTGTTTTTCGCAGTGTGGTAATCTAAGACGCCATGAACGCCTTCACACAGaccagaaacctttcaaatgcgacgtttgtggaaagtgttttttgcAGGTCGATCATCTAAGAAGTCATGAACGcattcacacaggcgagaaacctttcaaatgcgacgtCTGTGGCAGGTGTTTTTCGCAGTCTGCTCATCTAAGAAGCCACGAACGccttcacacaggcgagaaacctttcaaatgcgatgtgtgtggCAGGTTTTTCACACGACCGGGTGACTTAAAAAGTCATGAACGCCTTCACACAGGcgacaaacctttcaaatgcaatGTCTGTGCCAGGTATTTCGCGCGACCTGGTGACTTAAAGAGTCATGAACGCCTTCACACtggtgagaaacctttcaaatgctaTGTCTGTGGCAGGTGTTTTTCGCAGCTTGGTCATCTAAGAAGCCACGAAAGCCttcacactggcgagaaaccttacaaatgcgatgtctgtgacAGGTGTTTCGCGCGACTGGGTGACTTAAAGAGCCATGAACGccttcacacaggcgagaaacctttcaaatgcgatgtctgtggcaGGTGTTTTTCGCAGTCTAGTCATCTAAGAACCCACGTACGccttcacacaggcgagaaacctttcaatgTGATGTGTGTTGCAGGGGTTTCTTGCGACCGAGTGACTTAA